One part of the Thermodesulfovibrio sp. 3462-1 genome encodes these proteins:
- a CDS encoding L,D-transpeptidase family protein, translated as MKGTVLAKMLLRMLLFSVLIFIFSFNNAFAYETADLVIVIKSKRVMFLMKEGKILKAYRVALGKNPSGRKTSQGDGKTPEGRYYIVGRNPNSSFYKALKISYPNEKDIEQAARLKVNPGGGIMIHGLSKKVEYLGKYHIIDDWTEGCIAVTNEEMDEIWRMVPDGTTIEILP; from the coding sequence ATGAAAGGAACTGTTCTTGCAAAGATGCTCTTAAGAATGCTTCTTTTTAGCGTTTTAATTTTCATTTTTTCTTTTAACAATGCCTTTGCATATGAAACAGCTGATTTAGTTATTGTTATCAAATCAAAAAGAGTGATGTTTCTCATGAAGGAGGGTAAGATACTCAAAGCCTATAGAGTTGCTCTTGGAAAAAATCCTTCGGGAAGAAAAACATCTCAGGGAGATGGAAAAACTCCTGAAGGAAGATATTACATAGTGGGAAGAAATCCCAATAGTAGTTTTTATAAGGCACTCAAGATATCGTATCCCAATGAAAAAGATATTGAACAGGCAGCAAGACTGAAGGTGAACCCTGGTGGTGGAATAATGATACATGGGCTTTCCAAAAAAGTGGAATATCTTGGCAAATATCACATAATTGATGATTGGACTGAAGGCTGTATTGCTGTTACAAATGAAGAAATGGATGAAATATGGAGGATGGTTCCTGATGGGACTACAATAGAGATACTGCCATGA
- the mtnP gene encoding S-methyl-5'-thioadenosine phosphorylase → MKIGIIGGSGLSESEVKKEVITIKTPYGEPSSPYEIEEIETIKVLFLRRHGERHSIPPHKVNYRANIYGFKLCGIERIFGVFATGSLNENIPPGSIVIPHQIIDLTQGMRPNTFYEEGKVVHIDFTEPFCSEMREHLLETAKRFRIDVIPHGTYICVTGPRLETAAEIRFFKNMGADIIGMTIMPEAVLARELEICYAAVAVVGNYAAGISKLPLTVKEVVETMKNSLDTLGLLIRETIKKLPHERNCSCKDALKNASF, encoded by the coding sequence GTGAAAATAGGAATAATTGGTGGTAGCGGACTCAGTGAATCAGAGGTAAAAAAAGAAGTAATCACCATAAAAACTCCCTATGGTGAACCTTCTTCTCCCTATGAAATAGAAGAAATTGAAACCATAAAAGTCCTATTTCTCAGGCGTCACGGTGAAAGGCACAGCATACCACCCCATAAAGTTAATTACAGAGCCAATATTTATGGATTTAAACTCTGCGGCATAGAAAGGATATTCGGAGTTTTTGCCACAGGTTCATTAAACGAAAACATACCACCAGGTAGTATTGTGATTCCTCATCAAATAATAGATTTAACTCAAGGAATGAGACCTAATACTTTCTATGAAGAAGGAAAGGTCGTTCATATAGATTTTACAGAACCGTTCTGCAGTGAAATGAGAGAGCATTTATTAGAAACAGCAAAAAGATTTAGAATTGATGTAATTCCCCATGGGACATACATATGTGTAACTGGTCCAAGACTTGAAACAGCTGCTGAAATAAGATTTTTTAAAAATATGGGTGCTGATATTATTGGTATGACAATTATGCCAGAGGCTGTGCTGGCAAGAGAATTAGAAATTTGCTATGCTGCAGTTGCTGTTGTTGGTAATTATGCTGCTGGAATATCAAAACTGCCTCTCACAGTTAAAGAAGTTGTTGAAACAATGAAAAATTCACTTGATACGTTGGGTTTACTTATAAGAGAAACTATCAAAAAACTACCCCATGAAAGGAACTGTTCTTGCAAAGATGCTCTTAAGAATGCTTCTTTTTAG
- the queF gene encoding preQ(1) synthase yields the protein MLYGEKAIKEAKLEAWDNPYPERDYRIEISFPEFTCLCPRSGYPDFATIRISYIPDKKIVELKSLKLYLNSYRDKYISHEAVTNKIYEDLYNLLQPRALEVIGDFNPRGNVKTVIKVSSESK from the coding sequence ATGCTTTACGGTGAAAAAGCTATAAAAGAAGCTAAACTTGAAGCATGGGATAATCCATATCCAGAGAGGGATTACAGAATTGAGATAAGTTTTCCTGAATTTACCTGTTTATGCCCAAGATCTGGATATCCTGATTTTGCAACAATAAGGATAAGTTATATTCCTGATAAAAAAATTGTTGAACTTAAATCTTTAAAACTTTATCTTAATTCCTACAGAGACAAATACATCTCTCATGAAGCGGTAACAAATAAAATTTATGAAGACCTATATAACCTTCTTCAACCAAGAGCCTTGGAGGTAATAGGTGATTTTAATCCACGAGGAAATGTAAAAACAGTAATAAAGGTCTCCTCTGAGAGTAAATAA
- the hemH gene encoding ferrochelatase: protein MTAWELKTIFTGDGMDKIGVLLLNMGGPDSLSAVKPFLYNLFTDPYIANFGFMQKPLAWLISNVRAGKVKKAYKKIGGKSPLKEITEAQAEALQKALGEGFKVLVGMRYWHPFIEESVEEFKKSNIKKVVAVLLYPQFCSATTSSAVERFKKLTKGNFEFKIISSWCDYPLFIEAWIEQIEKAFERHGGECFVLFSAHGIPLSLHKKGDPYISEVQKTVNAIASKMRLKDFKICFQSTTGPIQWVKPSTEEVIKELTKTEIRKILIVPVSFVSDHIETLYEIDFVYKKMANDLGLQLYRVDSLNTSSKFIEALKNLVLECLQGEMENALR, encoded by the coding sequence TTGACAGCATGGGAATTGAAAACAATCTTTACAGGAGATGGAATGGATAAAATCGGAGTGTTGTTACTTAATATGGGCGGACCTGACAGCCTGTCCGCAGTTAAACCTTTTCTTTATAACCTTTTTACTGATCCTTACATAGCAAACTTTGGATTTATGCAGAAACCTCTTGCATGGCTTATTTCTAATGTAAGAGCAGGTAAAGTAAAAAAAGCTTATAAAAAAATTGGTGGAAAGTCTCCTTTAAAAGAAATCACAGAGGCACAGGCAGAGGCTCTTCAGAAAGCCTTGGGAGAGGGATTTAAAGTTCTCGTTGGGATGCGATACTGGCATCCTTTTATTGAAGAGTCTGTGGAGGAGTTTAAAAAATCAAACATAAAAAAAGTTGTGGCAGTTTTACTTTATCCGCAGTTTTGCAGTGCCACTACATCTTCAGCTGTTGAGAGATTCAAGAAGCTTACAAAGGGAAATTTTGAATTCAAGATAATAAGTTCCTGGTGTGATTATCCTTTATTTATTGAGGCATGGATTGAACAAATTGAAAAGGCATTTGAAAGGCATGGTGGTGAGTGTTTTGTTCTTTTCAGTGCCCATGGAATTCCTCTTTCCCTTCATAAAAAAGGAGACCCTTATATTTCAGAAGTGCAAAAAACTGTAAATGCCATTGCCAGTAAAATGAGGTTAAAAGATTTTAAAATATGCTTTCAGAGTACAACAGGACCTATTCAGTGGGTAAAGCCTTCAACTGAAGAAGTGATTAAAGAACTAACCAAAACAGAAATAAGAAAAATTCTGATAGTTCCTGTAAGTTTTGTTTCTGATCATATTGAGACTCTTTATGAGATTGATTTTGTATATAAAAAAATGGCTAATGATTTAGGATTGCAACTTTATCGGGTTGACTCATTGAATACTTCTTCAAAATTCATTGAAGCTTTGAAAAATCTTGTATTAGAATGTTTACAAGGAGAAATGGAAAATGCTTTACGGTGA
- a CDS encoding flavin prenyltransferase UbiX yields the protein MEKLILAITGASGIIYGIRLLEEISKNFEVLVILSSSAIKVMEHETEIKNLHEFKEKFRDPNIKIYSENQIDASVASGSYKTRGMFIVPCSMKTLSAIATGYADNLITRAADVIIKEGRRLIISPRETPLSAIHIENMLKLARIGVIIVPPMPAFYHNPQTIDDMVNFIVGKLLDSMGIENNLYRRWNG from the coding sequence ATGGAAAAATTAATACTGGCAATAACAGGAGCTTCAGGCATAATTTATGGAATAAGACTTCTTGAGGAAATTTCTAAAAATTTTGAAGTATTAGTAATTTTATCCAGCTCTGCCATAAAGGTAATGGAGCATGAGACAGAAATTAAAAATTTACATGAGTTTAAAGAGAAGTTTAGAGATCCAAACATAAAAATTTATTCTGAAAATCAGATTGATGCTTCTGTGGCAAGTGGCTCTTATAAAACCCGGGGGATGTTTATTGTTCCATGTTCAATGAAAACTCTCTCTGCAATTGCTACTGGTTACGCTGACAATTTAATAACAAGAGCTGCTGATGTAATAATTAAAGAGGGAAGAAGACTTATAATTTCTCCAAGAGAAACTCCCCTCAGTGCCATTCATATTGAAAATATGCTGAAACTTGCCAGAATTGGAGTTATTATAGTACCACCCATGCCTGCATTTTATCATAATCCTCAAACAATTGATGATATGGTGAACTTTATAGTGGGAAAACTTCTTGACAGCATGGGAATTGAAAACAATCTTTACAGGAGATGGAATGGATAA
- the yedF gene encoding sulfurtransferase-like selenium metabolism protein YedF produces MEIDARGLGCPKPIILAEEALSKIEEGIVTVIVDNEGSMENLKKYATRFGYYYEVEEKENYWKVKIVKGYTCQISPTVQKQTKKDLLVIISSDVIGKDEKLGRILMKAYLETMIATLQLPQMIFLMNTAVKLSTIDEEFIPLLKKIEEMGTEVFTCGTCLKYYNLEDSLRVGFRGTTNHFVEGMFDFNKTVWIG; encoded by the coding sequence ATGGAAATTGATGCAAGAGGTTTAGGATGTCCAAAACCCATCATCCTTGCTGAAGAAGCATTGTCAAAGATAGAAGAAGGAATTGTAACAGTAATTGTTGACAATGAAGGTTCTATGGAGAATTTAAAAAAATATGCGACGAGATTTGGTTACTATTATGAAGTTGAGGAGAAGGAAAACTACTGGAAGGTAAAGATTGTTAAAGGTTATACCTGTCAGATTTCCCCAACAGTACAAAAGCAGACAAAAAAGGATTTACTGGTTATTATTTCATCAGATGTAATTGGTAAGGATGAAAAATTAGGAAGAATCCTTATGAAAGCTTATCTTGAAACAATGATAGCCACCCTACAACTTCCCCAGATGATTTTTTTAATGAATACAGCTGTTAAACTCTCTACCATAGATGAGGAGTTTATTCCACTTCTTAAAAAAATTGAAGAAATGGGAACAGAGGTATTCACTTGTGGAACATGCCTTAAGTATTACAATCTTGAAGATAGTTTAAGAGTGGGGTTCAGAGGCACAACAAATCATTTTGTTGAAGGAATGTTTGATTTTAATAAAACTGTATGGATCGGTTAA
- a CDS encoding tetratricopeptide repeat protein, with amino-acid sequence MSQVKKNLKFIKRKKHDIAIAKYTKIIEKEPDNYQAYKERGNAYYRKKLYHLAIADYTKAIELKPDYFLAYNNRGIVYSVLGLYELAIADYNKAIELKPNNGMPYNNRGFTYLLMGKLEEAERDIRKSIELNPNNIYALNSMAELFAMKGMPEEACKWLIKAIEKGYNNWKYLKTSKTYDLIRNHPCFQSILEKIFHGLPTLK; translated from the coding sequence ATGTCACAGGTAAAGAAAAATTTAAAATTTATAAAAAGAAAAAAACATGATATTGCAATTGCAAAATACACAAAAATAATAGAGAAAGAGCCAGATAATTATCAAGCTTATAAAGAAAGAGGGAATGCTTACTATAGAAAGAAACTTTATCACCTTGCAATAGCAGATTATACGAAGGCTATTGAGCTTAAACCAGATTATTTTCTTGCATACAATAATCGCGGAATAGTTTATTCAGTTTTAGGTCTATATGAGCTGGCAATTGCTGATTATAATAAAGCTATTGAATTAAAGCCAAACAATGGAATGCCTTACAACAATAGAGGATTCACTTATTTATTAATGGGCAAATTAGAAGAAGCTGAAAGAGATATTAGAAAATCAATTGAACTTAATCCTAACAATATATACGCATTAAACAGTATGGCAGAGCTTTTTGCCATGAAAGGAATGCCTGAAGAAGCCTGTAAATGGCTTATAAAAGCAATTGAGAAAGGTTATAACAATTGGAAATATCTTAAAACATCTAAAACATATGATCTTATAAGAAATCATCCGTGTTTTCAGTCTATTCTTGAAAAAATTTTTCATGGTCTTCCTACACTAAAATAA
- a CDS encoding UDP-glucose/GDP-mannose dehydrogenase family protein codes for MHIAIIGTGYVGLVTGACFAEFGVFVTCVDKDMEKIEKLKKGIIPFYEPGLEDIVKRNLKEKRLKFTTRIDEAVNESLVIFIAVGTPPRGDGSANLDYVEEVAKEIAKNMNSYKVIVTKSTVPVGTGLKIKEIIKKNLEKSVEFDIVSNPEFLREGSAVEDFMRPNRVVIGAESEQAVAIMKDLYRPLYLIETPFVITDIATAELIKYATNSFLATKISFINEISALCEAVGANVNTIAKAMGLDGRIGPKFLHAGIGFGGSCLPKDTMALVKIAEEKGVELRIVKAAIEANQNQRERLTQKIIKAFNDKIEGKIIGILGLSFKPNTDDIRESPALYIIQSLLNKKATLKVYDPQAMENTKRVFPNIIYCSDAYSVAKDADAVVVVTEWNQFRNLDLERIKKLMKGSLFFDFRNIYDPVKVRQSGFSYFSVGRP; via the coding sequence ATGCATATAGCTATAATCGGCACAGGATATGTAGGACTTGTAACTGGTGCATGCTTTGCTGAATTTGGAGTTTTTGTAACATGCGTTGATAAAGACATGGAAAAAATTGAAAAACTAAAAAAGGGTATAATCCCCTTTTATGAACCAGGGCTTGAGGACATTGTAAAAAGAAATTTAAAGGAAAAGAGGTTAAAATTTACTACCCGCATTGATGAGGCAGTTAATGAATCTCTTGTAATATTTATCGCTGTAGGAACACCTCCAAGGGGAGATGGTTCTGCAAATCTTGATTATGTTGAAGAAGTTGCAAAAGAAATTGCAAAAAATATGAATAGTTACAAAGTTATTGTCACGAAGAGCACAGTTCCTGTTGGAACAGGATTGAAGATAAAAGAAATTATCAAAAAAAATCTTGAAAAAAGCGTTGAATTTGATATTGTCTCAAATCCTGAATTCTTAAGAGAAGGCTCTGCTGTTGAGGATTTCATGCGTCCTAATAGAGTTGTAATCGGTGCAGAAAGTGAACAGGCAGTTGCCATAATGAAAGACCTTTATAGACCTTTGTATTTGATAGAAACTCCTTTTGTAATCACTGATATAGCTACAGCTGAATTAATAAAGTATGCTACCAACAGTTTTCTTGCAACAAAAATCTCATTTATTAATGAAATATCAGCACTCTGCGAAGCAGTGGGTGCAAATGTCAATACAATAGCAAAGGCAATGGGGCTTGATGGAAGAATTGGCCCTAAATTTCTTCATGCAGGCATAGGGTTTGGTGGTTCATGCTTGCCAAAGGATACAATGGCACTTGTTAAAATTGCTGAAGAAAAAGGGGTAGAGCTTCGCATTGTTAAGGCTGCCATTGAGGCAAATCAAAATCAAAGGGAAAGATTAACTCAAAAAATAATAAAAGCATTTAACGACAAAATTGAGGGAAAAATCATAGGTATCCTTGGCTTATCATTTAAACCCAATACTGATGATATAAGAGAGTCTCCTGCATTATATATTATTCAGAGTCTGCTAAATAAAAAAGCAACACTTAAAGTTTATGACCCTCAGGCTATGGAAAACACCAAAAGAGTTTTTCCAAACATAATTTACTGCTCAGATGCTTACTCTGTAGCAAAAGATGCTGATGCTGTGGTAGTTGTTACTGAATGGAATCAATTCAGAAATCTTGATCTTGAAAGAATTAAAAAACTTATGAAGGGAAGTTTGTTCTTTGACTTCAGAAACATTTACGATCCAGTGAAAGTAAGACAATCAGGATTTAGTTATTTTAGTGTAGGAAGACCATGA
- a CDS encoding RCKP-type rubredoxin-like domain-containing protein, translating to MAIFKCSNCGATKEGKCKPQKCPKCGQKGTMQKVS from the coding sequence ATGGCAATTTTTAAATGTAGCAATTGCGGGGCTACAAAAGAGGGAAAATGTAAACCTCAGAAATGTCCAAAATGTGGACAGAAAGGAACAATGCAAAAAGTATCATAA
- a CDS encoding rubredoxin, translating to MMEENKKKLISYRCCHCGYIYEPLKGCEKNKVKPGTCFEEVPQDYRCPVCKSKKSGFVPVK from the coding sequence ATGATGGAAGAAAATAAGAAAAAACTAATATCTTACAGATGTTGTCACTGTGGATACATATATGAACCTTTAAAGGGATGTGAGAAAAATAAAGTAAAACCTGGAACATGTTTTGAAGAAGTACCACAAGATTACCGCTGCCCTGTATGCAAATCTAAAAAGTCAGGATTTGTTCCAGTAAAATAA
- the coaD gene encoding pantetheine-phosphate adenylyltransferase — protein MKKIGVYPGTFDPVTNGHLDVIKRALKIFDELIVAVAVSSYKKNPLFTVEERLYFIRETTKELENLKVEPFDGLLVDFLKEKKAVAIVRGLRAVSDYEFELQLAHANRRLFKEAETVFLMPSEEYSFLSSSIVKEIVYFGGSVKNLVPAIVEKALKKKFKGRV, from the coding sequence GTGAAAAAAATAGGAGTTTATCCAGGAACATTTGATCCTGTAACAAATGGACATCTTGATGTAATAAAACGGGCTCTTAAAATTTTTGATGAACTTATAGTTGCTGTTGCTGTGTCAAGTTATAAAAAAAATCCTCTTTTTACTGTTGAAGAAAGACTCTATTTTATCAGAGAAACTACAAAGGAACTTGAGAATTTGAAAGTAGAACCCTTTGATGGTCTCCTCGTTGACTTTTTAAAAGAAAAAAAAGCGGTAGCTATTGTTAGAGGCTTAAGAGCAGTATCAGATTACGAGTTTGAACTTCAGCTTGCTCATGCAAATCGGAGACTTTTTAAAGAGGCTGAAACAGTATTTTTAATGCCTTCTGAAGAATACTCTTTTCTTTCCTCTAGTATTGTTAAAGAAATTGTATACTTTGGAGGCTCTGTAAAAAATCTTGTACCTGCAATTGTGGAAAAGGCACTAAAGAAAAAATTTAAAGGCAGAGTTTAA
- the rsmD gene encoding 16S rRNA (guanine(966)-N(2))-methyltransferase RsmD: MNKFRTQNTVRPTPSVVRKAIFDILQDVEDKTFIDLYAGKGFVGIEALKRGAREVIFVEKDPVLCIFIKNTLQKKKLSQRAKVYNSDAVEFLIHSSQKYDIIFADPPYESGELERLFKILEKKNIVKENGVLILQHYKNESLREKLKTLKIHKCYRYGDTLLTVYRRQE, from the coding sequence ATGAATAAATTTAGAACACAAAATACAGTAAGACCAACTCCTTCTGTAGTGAGAAAGGCTATTTTTGATATTTTGCAGGATGTAGAGGATAAAACATTTATTGACCTGTATGCAGGTAAAGGCTTTGTTGGAATAGAGGCATTAAAAAGAGGTGCCCGTGAAGTAATATTTGTAGAAAAGGACCCTGTTTTATGCATTTTTATAAAAAATACACTTCAAAAAAAGAAACTTTCTCAGAGAGCAAAAGTTTACAACTCAGATGCAGTAGAGTTCCTTATCCATAGTTCTCAAAAATATGATATAATTTTTGCAGACCCTCCATATGAATCTGGAGAATTGGAAAGACTGTTTAAAATACTTGAAAAAAAGAATATTGTAAAAGAAAATGGGGTGTTGATACTTCAGCACTACAAAAATGAATCATTAAGGGAAAAGCTTAAAACTCTTAAAATACATAAATGTTACAGATATGGAGATACTCTTTTAACAGTTTACAGGAGGCAAGAGTGA
- the purN gene encoding phosphoribosylglycinamide formyltransferase, translating to MLKIGVLASGRGSNFQAIIDEIEAGRLQAKIEILIVDNPEAYAIERAKKHGIPYLYINPKEFPTKEAFYEKIRDELLARGVELVVLAGFMRIVKKPLLDAFPMRIMNIHPALLPSFPGLHGQKQAVDYGVRISGCTVHFVDEGVDSGPIIIQAAVPVHPDDTEESLSERILKLEHKIYPEAIRLFAQGRLKVEGRKVKILNYCLPQKHFTNPELGQ from the coding sequence ATGCTTAAAATAGGAGTTTTAGCATCAGGAAGAGGTTCTAATTTTCAGGCAATAATTGACGAGATTGAAGCTGGCAGGCTTCAAGCAAAGATAGAGATTCTTATAGTTGATAATCCAGAGGCTTACGCAATTGAAAGAGCCAAAAAGCATGGAATTCCTTATCTTTACATCAATCCAAAAGAGTTTCCTACTAAGGAAGCCTTTTATGAAAAAATAAGGGATGAGCTTTTAGCAAGAGGAGTTGAACTGGTAGTTTTAGCTGGCTTTATGAGGATTGTGAAAAAGCCATTGCTTGATGCTTTTCCAATGAGAATTATGAATATTCATCCTGCTTTGCTTCCTTCTTTCCCGGGGCTTCATGGACAGAAACAGGCAGTTGATTACGGAGTTAGAATAAGTGGATGCACAGTTCATTTTGTTGATGAAGGAGTTGATTCAGGTCCTATAATTATTCAGGCAGCTGTACCAGTTCATCCTGATGATACAGAAGAAAGTCTTTCTGAGAGAATTCTGAAACTTGAGCATAAGATTTATCCTGAAGCAATAAGACTTTTTGCTCAGGGAAGGCTTAAGGTTGAGGGAAGAAAGGTAAAAATTTTAAACTATTGCCTTCCACAAAAGCATTTTACAAATCCTGAATTAGGACAGTGA
- the hemE gene encoding uroporphyrinogen decarboxylase, which yields MKDAFLQACRGIRPTYTPVWFMRQAGRYMPEYQKIRQKYDFLTMCKTPEIAAEVTMQPVKILNVDAAILFSDILIPLEAMGFKIEFADSSGPKVSPTVRTGSDLKNLRPVELPIINFVFETIKILTKELDVPLIGFSASPFTLATYVIEGRSSKEFINTKRFIFSEPESFHNLMEILTDATIQYLIEQAKAGVHAIQIFDTWAGILSPYDYEVFCKPYVKKIVEKLKSYVPVIYFCSNTSGLLHHIKDLEVDVVSLDWRSDIRDACLTLNFQPLQGNLDPLVLLGRENEIFKRIKNLLIQAQCAKSHIFNLGHGVNINTSVDVLKKVVDFIHEFRF from the coding sequence ATGAAAGATGCATTTCTTCAAGCCTGCAGAGGCATTAGACCTACATACACTCCTGTGTGGTTTATGAGACAGGCAGGAAGATATATGCCAGAGTATCAAAAAATAAGGCAGAAATACGATTTTCTCACAATGTGTAAAACTCCTGAAATTGCTGCAGAAGTAACTATGCAGCCTGTAAAAATTTTAAATGTTGATGCTGCAATTCTTTTTTCCGACATTTTGATTCCTCTTGAAGCAATGGGTTTTAAAATTGAGTTTGCTGATTCCTCTGGACCAAAGGTTTCACCAACAGTAAGAACAGGCAGTGATTTAAAAAATTTAAGACCTGTGGAACTACCAATTATAAACTTTGTTTTTGAAACAATCAAAATTTTGACAAAAGAGCTTGATGTCCCACTAATAGGTTTTTCTGCATCTCCATTTACTCTTGCAACATATGTTATCGAAGGTAGAAGCTCAAAAGAGTTTATAAATACAAAAAGATTTATTTTCTCTGAGCCAGAGAGCTTTCATAATCTCATGGAAATCCTTACTGATGCAACCATTCAGTATCTTATTGAGCAAGCAAAAGCAGGAGTTCATGCTATTCAAATTTTTGATACATGGGCTGGAATTCTTTCTCCATATGATTATGAAGTATTTTGTAAACCATATGTAAAAAAAATTGTGGAAAAGTTAAAATCCTATGTTCCAGTAATCTATTTCTGCTCTAATACTTCAGGACTTCTTCATCACATTAAAGATTTAGAAGTAGATGTTGTAAGCCTTGATTGGAGAAGTGATATCAGGGATGCATGCTTGACTCTTAACTTTCAGCCTCTTCAGGGGAATCTTGATCCGCTTGTCCTTCTTGGTAGAGAAAACGAGATTTTTAAAAGAATTAAAAATCTTTTAATACAAGCTCAATGTGCAAAGTCTCATATTTTTAATCTCGGTCATGGAGTTAATATTAATACCAGTGTAGATGTATTAAAAAAAGTTGTTGATTTTATTCATGAATTCAGGTTTTAG
- a CDS encoding radical SAM protein has product MKFEPRWIAWEITRRCNLHCIHCRSSSEEVVMKHPDPSKEECFRIIDDISSYAQPVIVLTGGEPLLREDVFEIAEYGRMKGLRVCMATNGTLINDEVCKKIKDVDIKMISLSLDGPDEKTHDNFRQQKGAFTATIEATKLLKKYDIPFLINSSFTKRNQHTIPETYRLAKQLGATAWYMFMIVPTGRGENLLNELIDEEDYEKILQWHYDMEKNEKDILVRPTCAPQYYRVILQRSKQEGEKFERRSLKFSTGGAKGCVAAQLICLINVDEDVMPCSYFPLSAGNLKKQSFREIWENSKLFNDLRDFASYKGRCRVCEYLNVCGGCRARAYCLKDDYMEEDPQCKYIPRRYE; this is encoded by the coding sequence ATGAAATTTGAGCCAAGATGGATAGCATGGGAAATAACTCGTAGATGTAATCTTCACTGCATTCACTGCCGCTCCTCTTCAGAAGAAGTAGTGATGAAGCACCCTGATCCTTCAAAGGAAGAATGTTTTAGAATTATAGATGACATCTCCTCATATGCTCAACCAGTTATAGTTCTTACAGGTGGTGAGCCTCTTTTAAGAGAGGATGTATTTGAAATAGCAGAATACGGTAGGATGAAAGGTTTAAGAGTATGTATGGCTACAAATGGAACACTGATTAATGACGAAGTCTGTAAAAAAATTAAAGATGTTGATATAAAAATGATTTCTCTTAGTCTTGATGGTCCTGATGAAAAAACCCATGACAACTTTCGGCAGCAAAAAGGTGCTTTTACTGCAACCATTGAAGCTACAAAGCTTTTAAAAAAATATGATATCCCCTTTTTAATAAATTCTTCATTTACAAAGAGAAATCAGCATACAATCCCTGAAACCTATCGTCTTGCAAAACAGCTTGGAGCAACTGCATGGTATATGTTTATGATTGTTCCAACAGGAAGAGGTGAGAATTTACTTAATGAGCTCATAGATGAAGAAGACTATGAAAAAATCCTTCAATGGCATTATGATATGGAAAAAAATGAAAAGGATATACTTGTAAGACCAACATGTGCTCCACAGTATTATAGAGTTATTTTGCAGAGATCAAAACAGGAAGGTGAAAAGTTTGAAAGGAGGTCTCTTAAATTTTCCACAGGAGGAGCCAAAGGATGCGTGGCAGCTCAGCTTATATGTCTTATAAATGTTGATGAAGATGTAATGCCTTGTAGTTATTTCCCACTTTCAGCAGGCAACTTAAAAAAACAGAGTTTTCGGGAGATATGGGAAAATTCAAAGCTTTTTAATGATTTACGAGACTTTGCTTCCTACAAAGGTCGTTGCAGAGTCTGTGAATATTTAAATGTATGCGGAGGATGTAGAGCTCGTGCATATTGTCTAAAAGATGATTACATGGAAGAAGATCCCCAGTGTAAATACATTCCAAGGAGATATGAATGA